CTATCACCCTTTTTGGTCTTTGTGTGGTTAGGAAACTCATCGGATTTATTGTTCCTAGTTAGATTCGGGCACGCTCCTTTAGGACCAGCCTAAACTAGGACTTTAGGCCTTTAAATTTTTGAGTATACAGCAACCAAATGAATTGAgtaataaaaaactttaattgaGAAGATAATCCCATGAGATTGGTCTAAAGAAATGGGGAGCTTCAGCCACCATGAAATGCAAGTATTCCTTAGGAAGATTCATGTAGAGCAACCAATCACCATTCCTTTTAGGACTAGGCATTGGCATAACGTAGCCCGCATCACCACCACAAGGAATATGATAAGATCCAACCACGGGCTTCCCCCATCCGAAATCTACCTTCGACTCTGAAAACCTTTGCCCAGAAGACACCACAAATGTCGGTCCATCTGCTCCACCAGTTACTCCGCAATAAATCCTTGCCAATCCCGGAACCGGTCGATGCTCTTCCACCCAATCAATTAGTCCCAAGAAATGTTCTTCCGTGTCCGCAACCTCCACAAACTCATGAACTTGCTCTGTCACCCAACATAACGACTTTTCAACAAGTTCTTCTATTAATCTACAACTATAGGGAGTTGAAAGCACATTCCCAAAATACGAACTCATAAACTCTTCTTTGTTTTTGTCACCGTTGCTTAATCTCTTTCTTCCGTCAACCACAATCCCCATTTTTGCAACAACATTTTCACTATTGGTTGAAGCGGCTGATGCAACCATTTTCCACAAGAAAGCAGAAAACGATTCAAGTTTTGAGCGCTTAACGCTTCCACTATTATTTGTGTTGGCTAGTAACTGCATGGTGTTGAGTTCTTCGCTTGTTACGTAGTACATGCGACTTATTAGTGGGTTGGTTTTAATATCTAATTCGGGCTTGGATTCAGGTGGTGGAGGTAGATCCGAGATGGGGATGTACATGTCATAGAGTGAAGGATGGATGGAAGGTGGGTGTCTTGGGGTCAGAAGGGACCTTTGAAAACAAGGTTGTGTTGTTGGGATCAAAGACTTGTTATTGCTCGATCGGGCTATCTCGGCCCATGATACAAGAAACATGTTTGCAGAATAGGCGTCGGCTATTCGATGGTCAAAATTGCACGCCACTACTAACCCACCACATTTCATCCAAGTTGCCTGCACAGTTACAAGATGATAATAATTCTTTCACTATTCTAATAATCCCTTGAGATCAAAATGTTTTTGtaaatatgaacaaatattaaaaacttTCACCTGAACAGCAAGTACACCATATTTCTTCTTTGGAACAAGCTTCCCTTCAATGGTTTCCTCTGGCTTATACAAATCGAGAGATTGCAACTCAACATCAGCAACAGCTTCAACAAAATCCACACCACGGTTATTGCAAAGTAGCTCAGGTTCACCCATGGAGTTAGTAACCATTTCACCAGCAAATACGTAGTAAGAAACAAGAGCTTCAGCTAAGGAATTTTTCAAGCACCCCACAATAGTGTTATTGGTGGTGCCAATAGTAATCATAGGATTTTTGTAGCAAAAGAACACACCAATACTAACAGGGGGAAGTAGTAAATCAAGATTTGATAGTGCTAGCCTATGTTCTTGCATTGCTTTGGTAGCTGCAACTACCTCCTCGTTAGTAATATTGACACTGAATTCTACTTTTCCAATATTCATTTTAGTGATTAGATGTGAGAATAATCAAAATGGAAAACGTATCACCACTAGTTGATTTTGCCTTACTTGGTGAAAAATTTAGAAGGGTAGCATCCATGTATTTATTCGCTATGTGATATTTTTGGTAGGTGGTattctttattttatcattattattcaGATTCAAagtcaatctttttttttttttttgtgtgattgTAGATTAATCAAAGTCAATCTTgtgaaaatgatttattttatatatgggATATTTTTTGGGAGCTTGTAGGATACTTAAATAAGTTGAATTGTCTTGGTAACCAAAATTGGAACACAAGAGATACTACAACTTAATACAGCAGCTTAAGTGAAGCCATCCTAATCCTCTTGTTTTGTCCTGCACTTCGTCTATGCAATAGCCGGCAAAATGTGATCACTGCAACAATTATAATGACTAatgagagatttttttttttttttaacccatATCAATATTGATATGAAATTATGATAAGATACATCAGTTATTGTTggtttaactttgttttatatattgaattggaagaAGTAACTTGGTGAGGCTTacgttaccctctcttgtttagagggtaatttaTCCTCTCAtaatatcaaccaatcaaaatgtaatatacataagtaacattaaatgtcaaataaatgagtagattttttctaaa
Above is a genomic segment from Medicago truncatula cultivar Jemalong A17 chromosome 5, MtrunA17r5.0-ANR, whole genome shotgun sequence containing:
- the LOC11431497 gene encoding coniferyl alcohol acyltransferase; its protein translation is MNIGKVEFSVNITNEEVVAATKAMQEHRLALSNLDLLLPPVSIGVFFCYKNPMITIGTTNNTIVGCLKNSLAEALVSYYVFAGEMVTNSMGEPELLCNNRGVDFVEAVADVELQSLDLYKPEETIEGKLVPKKKYGVLAVQATWMKCGGLVVACNFDHRIADAYSANMFLVSWAEIARSSNNKSLIPTTQPCFQRSLLTPRHPPSIHPSLYDMYIPISDLPPPPESKPELDIKTNPLISRMYYVTSEELNTMQLLANTNNSGSVKRSKLESFSAFLWKMVASAASTNSENVVAKMGIVVDGRKRLSNGDKNKEEFMSSYFGNVLSTPYSCRLIEELVEKSLCWVTEQVHEFVEVADTEEHFLGLIDWVEEHRPVPGLARIYCGVTGGADGPTFVVSSGQRFSESKVDFGWGKPVVGSYHIPCGGDAGYVMPMPSPKRNGDWLLYMNLPKEYLHFMVAEAPHFFRPISWDYLLN